A genome region from Arachis duranensis cultivar V14167 chromosome 8, aradu.V14167.gnm2.J7QH, whole genome shotgun sequence includes the following:
- the LOC110274863 gene encoding uncharacterized protein LOC110274863, whose amino-acid sequence MADSSTSSTSSISQGAFKTTKPSHFRAKIKVQNIEIVVRKLHQNTIKLSVKNLKKKQTKNTQLSEKMAARNQTKDLKCATHLLNDKFRNMTEEKKAIVRDLGFGGLMHIPPLRVDHQLLRELANNFKLRENRLKTGYGSFQITPKKIGDALGINATGDLFPEKVDYKKLSDDDKIIYRRFQGKTLKSLTDEMMEIGVGNEEERLMFKRIFILYIQMAFLLPTTINKISPVHLAPIFKMDGISERNWGACFDLHDQGHYRLQGEEEEGKNRVERPPKPWIANWTKEHETYEISSDELDELLGENVHKSAAEGENQADLRSTEGRYVSSETLPAVNLGSDDPSSQGRTEQSSVNQPSQSMLTPSDSNMMVVRGQTPSEALAIVPIQFFVPASQQTTTDADFEPTPMLQIEGARETTPETPKQLQETTPNLPPAPTKIHPDAEDAAALLMMARTASYVPKTDPGMPSFSLGLTDSSQEGASTQETEREKSPEIATMLEQLDSLIQKLASSAAKGKDESPQIQRETGGESSAKFETPGGINQIPDDMKQKCYIWGTRLKEDAKGDTDEYEEICTLIGQGEYILMRTHLASLQAKSDIESQIVSAICLILNQKKEKRFQAQIYYLPPDIVSMALSDHPRGEFISPKTKKEFRVEAYPSFIHFIDRKKLSSHPYIFAPVCHSGHWWLWLINTRKRKCQILDPLHKKAPSDERKDINKFTGYVFSRLITYAGGKPLEKGEKEKEIKASYVKISGQKTSYDCAIYVIKWLELIEPENIKKGKYEWDNWTQEEVDHYRVEYASRILFSEMNKQRDRAIRESSAIRLSKPSSVLLSPFCQINSADIETG is encoded by the exons ATGgcagactcttccacttcttccacttcttccatttCTCAAGGCGCTTTCAAAACAACGAAACCCTCCCATTTTCGAGCGAAAATCAAGGTTCAAAATATAGAAATCGTAGTTCGAAAACTGCATCAAAACACCATCAAACTCTCTgtgaagaatctgaagaaaaaacaaaccaaGAATACTCAAC tttCAGAGAAAATGGCAGCAAGAAACCAAACTAAAGACCTTAAATGTGCCACACATCTCCTGAATGATAAGTTCAGAAACATGACTGAGGAGAAGAAGGCGATTGTGAGGGATCTTGGATTTGGTGGGTTGATGCACATCCCACCACTGAGGGTGGATCACCAACTCTTAAGGGAGCTGGCAAACAACTTCAAACTTAGGGAGAACAGACTGAAGACAGGATATGGTTCTTTCCAAATAACCCCAAAAAAAATAGGTGATGCGCTTGGCATCAATGCAACAG gagatctatttcctgagaaagttgactataagaaactttctgatgatgacaaaataatttatagaagATTCCAGGGTAAGACCCTCAAAAGTCTTACCGATGAAATGATGGAAATCGGCGTTGGCAACGAAGAGGAACGCCTGATGTTCAAGAGGATATTCATCCTCTACATACAGATGGCGTTCCTTTTGCCAACGACGATAAACAAAATATCGCCCGTGCACCTGGCCCCAATTTTTAAGATGGACGGCATATCGGAGAGAAACTggggggcatgttttgaccTTCATGATCAAGGGCATTACAGACtacaaggagaagaagaagaag gcaAGAACAGGGTTGAAAGACCACCAAAGCCATGGATTGCCAACTGGACTAAGGAGCA TGAGACATATGAAATATCGAGTGACGAACTTGATGAATTGCTAGGGGAAAACGTTCATAAATCTGCTGCAGAGGG GGAGAACCAAGCTGACCTGCGATCGACAGAAGGTCGATATGTCTCCTCTGAAAC ACTACCGGCTGTGAACTtgggaagtgatgatccttcctcTCAAGGACGCACAGAACAGAGTAGTGTAAACCAGCCGTCTCagagcat gttgaCTCCGTCTGATTCGAATATGATGGTTGTTAGGGGACAAACGCCGTCGGAAGCGCTTGCAAT aGTCCCGATCCAGTTTTTTGTGCCGGCATCCCAACAAACAACCACTGACGCAGATTTCGAACCAACCCCTATGCTACAGATTGAAGGGGCTAGAGAAAC CACTCCTGAAACCCCCAAACAACTTCAAGAAACAACACCCAATCTTCCCCCAGCTCCAACAAAAAT TCATCCAGACGCAGAGGACGCTGCTGCCCTGTTGATGATGGCACGGACAGCAAGCTATGTTCCTAAAACAGATCCGGGgatgccatcattcagcctcGGATTGACAGATTCAAGCCAGGAGGGGGCGTCGACGCAGGAGACAGAAAGGGAAAAATCTCCAGAAATTGCAACTATGCTAGAACAATTAGACAGTTTGATCCAAAAATTAGCAAGCAGTGCGGCAAAGGGAAAAGACGAAAGTCCACAAATTCAGAGGGAGACTGGGGGAGAAAGTTCTGCAAAGTTTGAAACTCCTGGGGGAATAAATCAAATTCCGGATGATATGAAACAAAAGTGCTACATCTGGGGGACGAGACTGAAGGAAGATGCAAAAGGCGATACTGACGAGTATGAGGAGATATGCACTCTGATTGGCCAAGGAGAATACATTTTGATGAGAACGCACCTTGCATCCCTCCAGGCAAAAAGTGATATAGAATCTCAG ATTGTATCTGCCATCTGCCTCATCCTAAaccagaaaaaggaaaagaggtttcaggCACAAATATACTATCTCCCCCCCGATATTGTG AGCATGGCACTTTCGGATCACCCAAGGGGGGAATTCATATCCccgaaaacaaaaaaagaattcaGGGTGGAAGCCTACCCGAGTTTCATTCACTTCatagatagaaaaaaattaagttcgcatccatat atttttgctcctGTTTGCCACTCGGGACATTGGTGGTTATGGCTGATAAATACAAGAAAGCGGAAATGTCAAATACTTGACCCGCTACACAAAAAAGCTCCAAGCGATGAGAGAAAGGACATTAATAAATTCACT gGATATGTATTTTCAAGATTGATAACATATGCCGGCGGGAAACCTCTCGAGAAAggcgagaaggagaaggaaattaAAGCATCATATGTTAAAATATCAGGACAAAAAACAAG CTATGACTGCGCTATCTACGTAATAAAGTGGCTTGAGTTAATTGAGCCGGAAAACATTAAAAAGGGGAAGTATGAATGGGATAATTGGACACAG GAGGAGGTGGACCACTATAGAGTGGAATATGCTTCCCGGATACTATTCAGTGAGATGAATAAACAGAGAGATCGGGCAATTAGAGAGAGTAGTGCTATAAGGCTGTCGAAGCcatcctctgtattattgagtCCGTTTTGTCAGATTAATTCTGCTGATATAGAAACTGGGTAG
- the LOC107462676 gene encoding transcription factor bHLH130, whose product MSVMYSPVLKYSHGVLRKGHEMISNINHHQHQDQNHHHQQQQQQNSRLLRYRSAPSSFLENLVDINNGGASVNEDPPLGHGCYHHIPSTSSSSEAMFSKPIQSNNGWSRRDSEPVQVQEEYGGSNNKPTVLKEENGNSSFLKEQNGYPYWTQQIQSLPTNNNGYDGSFGVVNSVNSDHSTQSEMGVRSCSNLIRQKSSPAGFFSSENALREVERFRSNDVSSNRSSSCLKRMPQIAEYENESHEGNLVNDNGSSKYYVPSFTGEVWDASSFNSQKAASADEIMFSASTALESQDSDFCSQNLGLIHHLSLLSSSTKMGSMEKFLQLQGTVPCKIRAKRGFATHPRSIAERVRRTRISERIKKLQGLFPKSDKQTSTAEMLDLAVEHIKELQEQVKMLTNIRSKCRCTNTQKQYS is encoded by the exons ATGAGTGTTATGTATAGTCCTGTTCTCAAATACTCACATGGAGTTCTAAGAAAAGGCCATGAAATGATTTCAAATATTAACCATCATCAGCATCAGgatcaaaatcatcatcatcaacaacaacagcagcaaAATTCTAGATTATTGAGGTACCGTTCTGCTCCAAGTTCATTCTTGGAAAACCTTGTTGATATTAACAATGGTGGTGCTAGTGTCAATGAGGACCCTCCTCTGGGACATGGTTGTTACCATCATATTCCATCCACAAGCTCATCATCAGAGGCCATGTTTTCCAAGCCGATACAATCAAACAATGGATGGAGCCGCCGCGATTCGGAACCTGTGCAAGTCCAAGAAGAGTATGGAGGAAGCAACAACAAGCCTACTGTGTTGAAGGAGGAAAATGGGAATTCTTCTTTCTTAAAGGAACAAAATGGTTACCCTTATTGGACTCAGCAAATTCAAAGTTTGCCAACAAATAATAATGGTTATGATGGCTCTTTTGGTGTAGTGAACTCTGTCAATTCAGATCACTCTACTCAATCTGAAATGGGTGTTAGGAGTTGCTCCAATCTCATCAGGCAAAAGAGTTCTCCAGCTGGATTTTTCTCCAGTGAAAATG CATTGAGAGAGGTTGAGAGGTTTAGATCCAATGATGTCTCATCTAATAGGTCATCCTCTTGCTTGAAAAGGATGCCACAGATTGCCGAATACGAAAACGAAAGTCATGAAGGAAACCTGGTAAATGATAATGGCAGCTCTAAGTACTATGTGCCTAGCTTCACCGGTGAAGTTTGGGACGCCTCTTCATTCAATTCCCAAAAAGCAGCAAGTGCAGATGAAATCATGTTCTCCGCTTCAACTGCTTTGGAATCTCAG GATTCAGATTTCTGCTCACAAAATCTTGGTTTGATTCATCATTTGAGTCTGCTTAGTTCTTCTACTAAGATGGGATCTATGGAGAAGTTTCTTCAACTCCAAGGAACCGTTCCATGCAAAATTCGAGCCAAAAGAGGCTTTGCTACTCACCCTAGAAGCATTGCAGAGAGG GTACGAAGAACACGAATTAGCGAAAGAATCAAGAAATTGCAAGGCCTTTTCCCGAAATCGGACAAG CAAACAAGCACAGCAGAGATGCTGGATTTGGCTGTTGAGCACATTAAAGAACTGCAGGAACAAGTTAAG ATGCTCACAAATATTAGGTCAAAGTGTAGATGTACAAATACTCAGAAGCAATATTCTTGA
- the LOC107462675 gene encoding uncharacterized protein LOC107462675 → MDINGLKSLNIPNPSRFRPKLPLVRRFTFLHFRPKPTTFLSLSSPFCSLDANGAAEINKEGTLPRGVGEALNGGASRSKVLQVVLVSPQIPGNTGCIARSCAASAVGLHLVGPLGFQVDDSKLKRAGLDYWPYVVVKVHDTWASFRDYFRQQEGQKRLLAFTKRGTKVHSEFSYRKGDYLLFGSETSGLPPEALLDCKTEPFGGGTIRIPMVETYVRCLNLSVSVGIALYEASRQLNYENLQLASESCMDTEESFITEDIFA, encoded by the exons ATGGACATCAACGGTCTTAAATCCCTTAACATACCAAACCCTTCTCGTTTCCGCCCAAAGCTTCCCCTTGTTCGCCGATTCACTTTTCTTCACTTCAGACCCAAACCCAccacttttctttctctttcttcgcCATTCTGCTCTCTCG ATGCGAATGGTGCCGCTGAGATAAACAAGGAAGGAACTTTGCCTCGGGGTGTTGGAGAGGCCTTGAATGGAGGAGCTTCACGTTCCAAggttcttcaggttgtgcttgTGTCCCCTCAG ATTCCTGGAAACACTGGATGCATTGCTAGATCATGTGCTGCATCAGCTGTTGGATTGCACTTAGTTGGG CCATTAGGATTTCAGGTGGATGATTCCAAATTAAAGCGTGCTGGACTGGATTATTGGCC ATATGTGGTTGTTAAAGTTCATGACACTTGGGCAAGTTTTCGTGATTATTTCAGGCAACAG GAAGGACAAAAGCGGCTTCTAGCATTTACAAAGAGAGGAACAAAAGTTCATTCT GAATTTTCCTACAGAAAAGGTGATTATCTTTTGTTCGGTTCGGAAACCAGTGGACTGCCACCTGAAGCGTTGCTAGATTGCAAAACTGAACCATTTGGCGGGGGAACTATTCGGATCCCAATGGTTGAAACTTATGTCAGATGTTTGAATCTTTCTGTAAGTGTTGGCATAGCTTTGTATGAAGCTTCTCGACAACTAAATTATGAGAATCTTCAGCTAGCTTCAGAAAGCTGTATGGATACTGAGGAGTCATTTATTACTGAAGACATTTTTGCTTGA